From the Conexivisphaerales archaeon genome, the window TCAACGGACTGATACCTCATATCTATCCAGGGGAATATTCCGGTGAAGTGATTGTTGATGGATTGCTAGTCAAGGACACCCCAACCTTTGAGCTGGCAAAGAGAGTTGGTTTCCTCTTTCAGAATCCTGAAAACCAGATATTCATGTTCACTGTTGAGAGAGATGTAGCTTTTGGACTTGAGAATCTGGGCTATCCTCCAGAGATAATAAGGAAGAAGACAGACTGGGCCATGCAGCTGCTTGGTATATCGCACCTGGCGAAGAGGTCTCCGAGCGAGTTATCTGACGGGCAGAAACAGAGAGTTGCAATAGCTGGTTCTCTTGTCATGGACCCGAAGATTCTGGTTCTTGATGAACCTACTTCATTACTGGACCCAAGGGCAGCTTCTGACGTGATAGAGCTGGTGAAGAAGCTGAACCGCGAACTTGGGCTGACAGTCATTCTGGTAGAGCACAGGTTTGAACTTGTCGCAGCTGTAGCCTCAAGGTTCATAGTGATAAGCAAGGGAAGGATATGGGGAGAGGGTCCTCCTGAGGAGATACTTTTCAGCGAAGGTCTCGACCAGATAGGATTAGCAGCACCGCCGATAGTTCAGGTCGAAAAGAACCTTCTGAAGAAGGGCATTGAAATAGAAAAGACTCTGGACGTGAACCATTTCGCAAGGAGAGCGACTGCAGCATGGCAGCGATAGAATTCGATTCTGTAAGCTACAAAATGCCAAACGGAGTGATGGCTCTCGATAACGTAAGCCTCAAGATTGAGGAGGGTGAGCTTGTAGCCATAGTCGGAGGAAACGGAGCGGGAAAGACGACACTCCTTAAGCATTTGAATGGTTTGATGAAGCCTAGCAAGGGGGAGGTTAGGATATTCGGTAAATCCACAAAGAGTCTTTCTGTTGCCCAGCTCTCAAGAGATGTAGGGCTAGTATTTCAGAATTCTGACCACCAGCTCTTCAGCGAAAGTGTAAAATCAGAAATTGCCTTTGGACTCAGAAATTTTGGTTTCACTGAGGAAGAGGTTGAAAAGAGGATTGAGAGGGTTGTAGAATACTATGGGCTTTCTGAAATGCTATCAAGAGCCCCGATGACTCTATCAGGTGGAGAGAAGAAGAGATTATGCATAGCTACTGTAATGGCCTGGGAACCAAAGATCCTTGCACTTGACGAACCTACAGTTGGCCAAGATTACATCAACAAGATGAAGCTGGTTGAAGTGGTTAGGTCGCTGATAAGGTTGAATAGAACTGTGCTGATCGTTTCTCATGATCTGGAATTTCTCTGGCCTTTCAAGCCAAGGACTGTAGTTATGGGAATGGGGAGAATTCTTGCCGATGCACCTGCTGATGAAATATATTTGGATTCAGAGCTTCTTGAAAAGTCAGGCCTTCGGCAGCCTCAGCTTGCCAGATTAGCCTATGCGCTTGGAAGAGATTCGCCTTTTGCTGATCCTGATGAGGCAGCAAGATGGCTTGACGGATACATCAGCAGGAGATGAGACTGCAGGAGGGTCTGGTAAATGGCACAGGTTCTTCTTGAGGGTTTGAAATTCAGGTACCAGAGAAGTCTGATTCATGACCTGGACCCAAGGGTTAAGCTTTTACTTACTGCTCTGCTCTTTGTCTTTTCGCTTATAGGGTCGAACTTTTATGAAGAAGTTATTACCTTTTCTCTGATAGCCATTCCTGCATCAATAGCTAGGGTCCTGAGAAGACTTCTGAGGCTGATGGTATTTGCAGTCCCCTTCTCCATCCTAATCATCCTGCTGAACATATGGGGAGGCGGAACTCTATTGCGTTCACTGGTAATTGCAGTCAGATTCATCGAAATAGTTTCTTCCACATCTCTCTTCTTCGTCACCACGTCTCCTGATGAATTGGAGTATGTGCTCAGATGGTTCAGGTTTCCCAGAGATTTCGTCTTTGCCTTCGCAACATCGATAAGGTTCGTGCCAGTGATGATGATCGACCTCAACCAGATAATAGATGCTCAGAAATCGAGGGGTCTTGAGATAGAGAAGGGAGGACCTATCAAGAGGATAAGGAATCTGATCCCTGTTCTTGTTCCGCTGATAGTGACAGCTCTTGTGAGAAGTGGCGAATTAGCTGAGGCGATGGAGGCAAGAGGTTATGGAGCAGTCAAAAAGCCAACTTCTCTGTTTACCTTGAAGCTGCAGAGCAGGGACCTGATGGCTCTCTGCATAATTGTACCAGGCTCCGTAGCTCTTATATTCCTATACCTTTTTATGCTTTGAGCTGATGGTAATAATTGCACTGGGAGAATGGTTCAGGCTGCCGAGACTTGGCACTGATGGCTTCAAGAGG encodes:
- a CDS encoding ABC transporter ATP-binding protein, yielding MAAIEFDSVSYKMPNGVMALDNVSLKIEEGELVAIVGGNGAGKTTLLKHLNGLMKPSKGEVRIFGKSTKSLSVAQLSRDVGLVFQNSDHQLFSESVKSEIAFGLRNFGFTEEEVEKRIERVVEYYGLSEMLSRAPMTLSGGEKKRLCIATVMAWEPKILALDEPTVGQDYINKMKLVEVVRSLIRLNRTVLIVSHDLEFLWPFKPRTVVMGMGRILADAPADEIYLDSELLEKSGLRQPQLARLAYALGRDSPFADPDEAARWLDGYISRR
- a CDS encoding energy-coupling factor transporter transmembrane component T, encoding MAQVLLEGLKFRYQRSLIHDLDPRVKLLLTALLFVFSLIGSNFYEEVITFSLIAIPASIARVLRRLLRLMVFAVPFSILIILLNIWGGGTLLRSLVIAVRFIEIVSSTSLFFVTTSPDELEYVLRWFRFPRDFVFAFATSIRFVPVMMIDLNQIIDAQKSRGLEIEKGGPIKRIRNLIPVLVPLIVTALVRSGELAEAMEARGYGAVKKPTSLFTLKLQSRDLMALCIIVPGSVALIFLYLFML
- a CDS encoding ABC transporter ATP-binding protein; its protein translation is MTKILEFRDYSFKYAGANSPTLNDISFSVEEGEIVVIAGASGSGKSTLLRSINGLIPHIYPGEYSGEVIVDGLLVKDTPTFELAKRVGFLFQNPENQIFMFTVERDVAFGLENLGYPPEIIRKKTDWAMQLLGISHLAKRSPSELSDGQKQRVAIAGSLVMDPKILVLDEPTSLLDPRAASDVIELVKKLNRELGLTVILVEHRFELVAAVASRFIVISKGRIWGEGPPEEILFSEGLDQIGLAAPPIVQVEKNLLKKGIEIEKTLDVNHFARRATAAWQR